A window from Urocitellus parryii isolate mUroPar1 chromosome 1, mUroPar1.hap1, whole genome shotgun sequence encodes these proteins:
- the LOC144254229 gene encoding olfactory receptor 2Y1B-like: MGSFNTSFGEGFILVGFSDWPQLELILFIYILIFYSLTLIGNTTIIILSRLDPRLHTPMYFFLCHLSFLDLCYTTSTVPQLLINLSGLDRTISYGRCVAQLFIYLSLGGTECVLLVVMAFDRYAAVCRPLHYTTVMHPLLCQSLAIAAWMGGLMNSLIQTSLMMAMPLCGLHYLNHFFCEMLVLQKLACEDTGGTEAKMFVARVIIIVVPAALILGSYAHIAQAVLRIKSMAGRRKAFGTCGSHLLVVCLFYGSAMYTYLQPTGSYSESEGTFVALFYTIIIPMLNPLIYTLRNKDVKGALWKVLGRGRSSG; this comes from the coding sequence ATGGGAAGTTTCAACACCAGTTTTGGAGAGGGCTTCATTTTAGTGGGCTTCTCAGATTGGCCTCAACTGGAACTCATcctttttatctatattttgattttttactcCCTAACCCTCATTGGcaacaccaccatcatcattcTCTCACGACTGGACCCTCGactgcacacgcccatgtacttcttcctctgccacctctccttcctggacCTCTGCTATACTACCAGCACTGTGCCTCAGCTGCTGATCAATCTTTCTGGACTCGACAGGACCATCAGCTATGGAAGGTGTGTGGCTCAGCTCTTCATCTACCTCTCCCTGGGTGGAACTGAGTGTGTGCTCCTTGTGGTGATGGCCTTTGACCGCTATGCTGCTGTGTGTCGTCCACTCCACTACACAACCGTCATGCACCCCCTGCTCTGCCAGTCTCTGGCTATTGCTGCCTGGATGGGAGGTCTCATGAACTCTCTGATTCAGACAAGCCTCATGATGGCCATGCCACTCTGTGGCCTCCATTACCtgaaccacttcttctgtgagatGCTTGTACTCCAGAAGTTGGCTTGTGAGGACACAGGAGGCACAGAGGCCAAGATGTTTGTGGCCCGAGTCATAATCATTGTTGTTCCTGCAGCACTGATTCTAGGCTCCTATGCACACATTGCTcaggcagtgctgaggatcaagtcaATGGCAGGGCGCAGAAAGGCTTTTGGGACCTGTGGGTCCCACCTCCTTGTGGTTTGTCTGTTTTATGGCTCAGCCATGTACACATACCTCCAACCCACAGGCAGTTACTCTGAGAGTGAGGGAACGTTTGTGGCCCTTTTTTATACTATAATCATCCCCATGCTCAATCCTTTGATCTATACCCTAAGGAACAAGGATGTGAAGGGAGCTCTGTGGAAGGTACTGGGGAGAGGCAGAAGctcaggataa